The Salvelinus sp. IW2-2015 linkage group LG31, ASM291031v2, whole genome shotgun sequence genome window below encodes:
- the snapin gene encoding SNARE-associated protein Snapin, protein MAALAVVETPSGKDAIAEGLLGLLKPAVQQLDLHVHSVRESQVELREHIDNLATELCRINEHQKVVLDLDPYVKKLLNARRRVVLVNNILQNAQERLRRLNHNVAKETARRKTMLETSGAFTPRSPSKP, encoded by the exons ATGGCTGCCCTAGCTGTTGTGGAGACACCGTCAGGGAAAGATGCAATTGCAGAGGGACTGCTTGGCCTCTTGAAACCAGCTGTCCAGCAGCTTGATCTTCATGTGCACTCAGTGAG ggAAAGCCAGGTGGAACTACGAGAACACATAGACAATCTAGCCACAG AGCTGTGCAGGATAAATGAGCACCAGAAGGTGGTGCTAGACCTGGACCCCTATGTGAAAAAGCTGCTGAATGCAAGACGCAGGGTGGTGCTGGTCAACAACATACTACAGAATGCTCAG gaaCGGTTGCGACGGCTCAATCACAACGTCGCCAAAGAGACAGCGCGTCGGAAGACCATGCTGGAGACCTCTGGAGCGTTCACGCCTCGGTCGCCCAGTAAACCATGA
- the LOC111956139 gene encoding chromatin target of PRMT1 protein isoform X1, giving the protein MSAPSSQKVVLKSTTKQSLNERFTTMLKNKAPTAVSVRATMQQHHMASARNRRLAQQMENRPSVQAALHHKQSLKQRLGKSNIQARLGRPIGALMRGGAGGRGFAVGGMRGMTRGGLRGRGRGGALRGAMALRGNRLSPGMGMMRGRGGPGRVALRRGMRQRGAAGRGGAFGRGAGRGVGARGRGGLRGRGGFAGRGXGRSRGGGRGGRGRGGGPGMTREQLDNQLDAYMSKTKGNLDAELDAYMAQADPEGME; this is encoded by the exons ATGAGTGCTCCCTCCTCCCAAAAAGTCGTGCTGAAAAGCACCACCAAGCAGTCCCTGAATGAGCG CTTCACTACCATGCTGAAGAACAAGGCGCCGACAGCGGTGAGTGTGCGAGCAACCATGCAGCAGCAYCACATGGCCAGTGCCCGCAACCGCCGGCTCGCCCAGCAAATGGAGAACAGGCCCTCTGTGCAGGCTGCTCTGCACCACAAGCAG AGCCTGAAGCAGCGCCTGGGGAAGAGCAACATCCAGGCCAGGCTGGGCCGGCCCATCGGGGCCTTGATGCGGGGGGGRGCTGGCGGCCGGGGTTTCGCTGTTGGAGGGATGCGGGGGATGACGAGAGGAGGCCTGCGAGGCCGCGGCAGAGGAGGAGCCTTAAGGGGCGCTATGGCTCTGAGAG GGAATCGCCTTTCCCCAGGCATGGGCATGATGCGTGGCAGAGGMGGTCCAGGCCGTGTGGCCCTCCGTAGGGGGATGCGTCAAAGAGGGGCTGCTGGTCGTGGAGGTGCCTTTGGCCGAGGAGctggaagaggagtgggagccaGGG GACGAGGTGGTCTACGTGGGCGTGGTGGCTTCGCTGGCAGGGGTGSTGGCCGCAGTCGCGGGGGTGGAAGAGGAGGTCGCGGCAGGGGTGGTGGCCCAGGAATGACCCGCGAGCAGCTGGACAACCAGCTTGACGCCTACATGTCCAAGACCAAGGGCAACCTGGACGCTGAGCTGGACGCATACATGGCCCAAGCTGACCCAGAGGGCATGGAGTGA
- the LOC111956139 gene encoding chromatin target of PRMT1 protein isoform X2 — protein MLKNKAPTAVSVRATMQQHHMASARNRRLAQQMENRPSVQAALHHKQSLKQRLGKSNIQARLGRPIGALMRGGAGGRGFAVGGMRGMTRGGLRGRGRGGALRGAMALRGNRLSPGMGMMRGRGGPGRVALRRGMRQRGAAGRGGAFGRGAGRGVGARGRGGLRGRGGFAGRGXGRSRGGGRGGRGRGGGPGMTREQLDNQLDAYMSKTKGNLDAELDAYMAQADPEGME, from the exons ATGCTGAAGAACAAGGCGCCGACAGCGGTGAGTGTGCGAGCAACCATGCAGCAGCAYCACATGGCCAGTGCCCGCAACCGCCGGCTCGCCCAGCAAATGGAGAACAGGCCCTCTGTGCAGGCTGCTCTGCACCACAAGCAG AGCCTGAAGCAGCGCCTGGGGAAGAGCAACATCCAGGCCAGGCTGGGCCGGCCCATCGGGGCCTTGATGCGGGGGGGRGCTGGCGGCCGGGGTTTCGCTGTTGGAGGGATGCGGGGGATGACGAGAGGAGGCCTGCGAGGCCGCGGCAGAGGAGGAGCCTTAAGGGGCGCTATGGCTCTGAGAG GGAATCGCCTTTCCCCAGGCATGGGCATGATGCGTGGCAGAGGMGGTCCAGGCCGTGTGGCCCTCCGTAGGGGGATGCGTCAAAGAGGGGCTGCTGGTCGTGGAGGTGCCTTTGGCCGAGGAGctggaagaggagtgggagccaGGG GACGAGGTGGTCTACGTGGGCGTGGTGGCTTCGCTGGCAGGGGTGSTGGCCGCAGTCGCGGGGGTGGAAGAGGAGGTCGCGGCAGGGGTGGTGGCCCAGGAATGACCCGCGAGCAGCTGGACAACCAGCTTGACGCCTACATGTCCAAGACCAAGGGCAACCTGGACGCTGAGCTGGACGCATACATGGCCCAAGCTGACCCAGAGGGCATGGAGTGA